In Camelus bactrianus isolate YW-2024 breed Bactrian camel chromosome 10, ASM4877302v1, whole genome shotgun sequence, a genomic segment contains:
- the LOC105066965 gene encoding putative olfactory receptor 5AK3 produces MTQGNSTEVTEFFLQGFGAQHKFQYVLFTVFLVIYVTTMVGNSGMILLVKTDSRLQTPMYFFLRHLAFVDICYSSAITPKIMQNFIAENKSISFKGCVMQLLVYATFATSDCYLLAAMAVDRYVAICNPLRYPMVMSRRVCIQLVAGSYVMGTINASVHTGFTFSVFFCKGNTINHFFCDVPPILALSCSNIDINIMLLVVFVGFNLMFTVSVVICSYTCILAAILKMSSTAGRRKAFSTCSSHMTAVTIFYGTLSYMYLQPHSKNSQANMKVASVFYSIVIPMLNPLIYSLRNKEVKEALKVMGKKFF; encoded by the coding sequence ATGACACAAGGAAATAGCACTGAAGTGACTGAATTCTTTCTTCAGGGATTTGGTGCCCAACACAAGTTTCAGTATGTCCTCTTCACTGTATTTTTGGTCATCTATGTGACCACCATGGTGGGTAATAGTGGAATGATCCTACTCGTCAAGACAgattccagacttcagacaccCATGTACTTTTTCCTACGACATTTGGCTTTTGTTGATATCTGTTACAGTTCTGCTATCACTCCCAAGATAATGCAAAACTTCATAGCTGAAAACAAATCAATATCATTCAAGGGCTGTGTCATGCAATTATTGGTTTATGCAACATTTGCAACGAGTGACTGTTACCTCCTGGCAGCTATGGCAGTGGACCGTTACGTGGCCATCTGTAACCCACTTCGCTATCCCATGGTCATGTCCCGAAGAGTCTGCATCCAATTGGTAGCTGGTTCATATGTCATGGGCACAATAAATGCTTCTGTGCACACAGGGTTTACATTTTCAGTGTTCTTCTGCAAGGGCAACACCATCAATCACTTCTTCTGCGATGTTCCTCCAATCCTTGCCCTCTCATGCTCCAACATTGACATCAACATCATGCTACTTGTAGTCTTTGTGGGATTTAACTTGATGTTCACCGTGTCAGTCGTCATCTGTTCCTACACATGTATCCTGGCTGCCATCCTCAAGATgtcttctactgcagggaggagaAAAGCCTTCTCCACGTGTTCCTCCCACATGACAGCAGTCACCATTTTCTATGGGACCCTCTCTTACATGTACTTACAGCCTCATTCTAAAAATTCCCAGGCGAACATGAAAGTAGCCTCTGTATTTTACAGCATTGTGATTCCCATGTTGAACCCCCTGATCTATAGTCTGAGAAATAAGGAGGTAAAAGAAGCTCTAAAAGTGATGGGGAAGAAATTCTTCTAG